ACGGTGAGTGGTTAGCTAGTCAAGGAAAGAAAGTATTATTCATTGATTTTGACTTTCAATGTAACCTGACTCAAACGTATAGAATTTATCAATCAGAAAATACAGTAGCTAATATCTTTGTAGGAGGTAAGGTGGATATTATTTCAATTAAAGAAAATATTGATCTAATACCTGGTTATATGAAATTAGATCGTATTGAAAAAGATCTTAGTCAAGATGAAAACAAAAACATGTATATGTATATGTGGTTAGATGATAACTATTACTCTCGTGATCTCGAAGCCTACGACTATATTATTTTTGATTGTAGACCAGATTTTTCAGTTGCGACAAAGAATGCGACTATTGTAAGTCACATAGTATGGAGCCCACTAACACCTAGTAAGTACGGATATGAAGCAAAATACAATATTGAAACACAGATGAATGACTTAAAGGTAAAGGCCATTAATTTTTCAACTCGACAGAGTTATGTGACAGCAAAGTTAGTCTTTATTGCAAATATGGTTAAGCATAATACTAAATCATCTCGTGAACTAATCAAAATTTTAGAAGAAGATGAAAATATTGATTTGATTATTCCCTACAAGGAACTATTTAATACGTCGACACTTGAATATTTACCAATTTCGGATATGATGACTCTGAAGAAATACTCAGAGCATAAGAGTTTCTTTGATAAAATCAATAAAGTCTTTTCTCAGATGACTTCAACAATAGATAGATTAGTTTAAGGATTTGTGATATAATATATTCATAAACATAAACATGTATATATCTATGAAAGGAATTTAGTATGGCTTTTATAAAAGATCAAAGTGAAATGACCAAAACATTGAGAGAAACTCTCAATAAAGAAAATAAAACAAAAATTCAAAATGATGAAGAGGCATTATTTGAGAGAAAGAAAAATTATCAATTTATGTTGAAACCATCAAATAGGGAAAAGCTACGACAATTGGCGACTGAATCAGGTAAACGTTCAGACTCTGCATTCTTAGATGATTTAATTGAAAATCTATAAGTTTTAGTCATAAAGGAAGAAGGTTCGAAATGGTTATTATTAATTTCAAAACGTTATGGCGTTTAGTCGGTATTTTCTTAGCTTTAATGAGCTACCAATTGTTTTATGACAAATTTGGAATTGCTTTATCATTTATGTTAGTGTTAGGGGTATTAAGTTTAGTCTTCTATCCAAAAGCTTTAATTATTATTGGAGTATTTAGTACAGGAGTTTATTTCAGTAGAGGATTTTCATTTATTCCCGAGCTACTCATTAATGGTGTGCTATTGTTGCCAATTACAGTACTTGCTTATGGATTCCTTCAAACAGAGATATCTAGATATAAAAAAAATCGTTGAAAAAGAGCTAATATTTAGTTCTTTTTTCTGCATTGAAATCTATTTCATTTCTTTATAGAATAACTATTATCGATTAAAAAATGAAATTAGAGGAATAACATGGAAGTCATTCAAGAGTCATCTATTCGGGAACAATTTAAGTCTAATAACAATACCTGGTTTCAAAATTTCATTAATGAGTATGATAATAAGATGGAAGCAACAATGAAAAACAAAGGCTATAGATGCATTCATTCCATGGAACGAACTGTCATTTTCACATTTGGAGAATTTACATTCAGACGTAAGCGCTGGAAAAAAGGAAGTAAGTGGGTAGTTCCTGTTGATACTATGTTAGGTCTCGAGAAAAATACACGTTACTCACTTGAATTTATGTACCAAGTAGCTTGCCTATCTACGCTAATGTCCTATGATATGGTTGTCAAAGCAATTGATTTAGTTTACCAAGTATCAATAACAAAGCCTTCAGTAGTTAAAGCAGTTAAAATGTGTGGAGAGTTGATCAATGAAAAAAATAATTATCGCTACTTTAATGAGTACAAACCTAAAGAGTCAATTGATATCCTGTATATT
This Streptococcus urinalis 2285-97 DNA region includes the following protein-coding sequences:
- a CDS encoding ParA family protein: MKIMSFEAIKGGVGKTTLAYNYGEWLASQGKKVLFIDFDFQCNLTQTYRIYQSENTVANIFVGGKVDIISIKENIDLIPGYMKLDRIEKDLSQDENKNMYMYMWLDDNYYSRDLEAYDYIIFDCRPDFSVATKNATIVSHIVWSPLTPSKYGYEAKYNIETQMNDLKVKAINFSTRQSYVTAKLVFIANMVKHNTKSSRELIKILEEDENIDLIIPYKELFNTSTLEYLPISDMMTLKKYSEHKSFFDKINKVFSQMTSTIDRLV